From Puniceicoccus vermicola, one genomic window encodes:
- a CDS encoding ComEC/Rec2 family competence protein, with the protein MVKSRTEGFDSRRAPLFLILIPFGLGLLANRALPLTTAIPAACLVLLLLGLLLRAHRDLRSFAWQSVFFLALFNLGGLYGARFSPERSPLQNHAPTPLREKSFTVEPVQAFVTPPYSDSQIGLARVLDENGLIYYKAPSGPQSQELPPGFLIRFFGIERDLEDLVMDPGFRAFLEDQGATAGLDALRPGEIVGVENPFRATFALLLQNSKMALAAGSTPLDLSTRVYQALVLGQRTGLDSRQKEIFRDTGTAHLFAISGLHVGLVATFLFFSLRFLRVSRPTQVIGTLTILLFYVLLTGATPSAVRAFLMITFLVGAKAFRRAYCPASALAASALVVLLIDPNQIFTLGFQLSYTVVLSILVFGAPLAQFLLDSTDPEYWLPGQSGSPFHRCRRWIFASFSISLAAFLGSSVLIIDHFGILPLSSILLNLLLILPATGVLLIGFLSLVAGLLGALWISAPLNWIARGILDAMTWLVSSAAEVPVSAIPISFHNSWAGPIGMLLLLAATLWTSTRPQFLPRYLILPATSLLVTILIGFIP; encoded by the coding sequence TTGGTCAAATCTCGCACAGAAGGCTTCGACTCGCGACGGGCTCCGCTCTTCCTGATCCTCATACCATTCGGACTCGGTCTTTTGGCAAATCGCGCCCTTCCTCTGACCACTGCGATCCCGGCGGCTTGCTTGGTCCTTCTTCTCCTTGGGCTCCTACTCCGAGCCCATCGCGACCTGCGGTCCTTTGCATGGCAGTCCGTCTTTTTTCTCGCCCTTTTTAATCTCGGAGGGCTCTACGGCGCTCGTTTTTCTCCCGAAAGAAGTCCTCTTCAGAACCACGCTCCAACTCCTCTCCGGGAGAAATCTTTTACGGTCGAGCCCGTTCAGGCTTTTGTCACACCTCCCTACTCGGATTCGCAGATTGGCCTGGCTCGCGTCCTGGATGAGAACGGGCTCATTTACTACAAAGCCCCATCCGGCCCCCAGTCTCAGGAACTTCCGCCAGGATTCTTGATTCGGTTTTTCGGGATTGAACGCGACCTCGAAGATTTGGTGATGGACCCGGGATTTCGCGCGTTTCTGGAGGACCAGGGAGCCACGGCTGGACTGGATGCGTTGAGACCCGGGGAAATCGTGGGAGTGGAAAACCCCTTCCGAGCAACCTTTGCACTTCTACTCCAAAACAGCAAAATGGCGCTCGCTGCGGGTTCAACTCCCCTCGATCTATCCACCCGGGTCTATCAGGCCCTAGTCCTTGGCCAGCGAACAGGCTTGGATTCACGCCAAAAGGAAATTTTCCGGGATACCGGGACCGCCCACTTATTCGCGATCTCCGGACTCCATGTCGGGCTTGTCGCCACATTTCTGTTCTTCTCACTACGATTTCTCCGCGTCAGTCGGCCCACACAGGTAATCGGCACCCTGACCATCCTCCTCTTCTACGTTCTCCTGACTGGGGCAACCCCTTCTGCAGTCCGCGCGTTTCTGATGATCACCTTCCTCGTGGGAGCCAAAGCCTTTCGCCGCGCCTACTGTCCCGCCTCCGCTCTTGCCGCATCCGCCTTGGTCGTCCTTCTCATCGATCCAAACCAGATCTTTACCCTCGGCTTTCAGCTTTCCTACACGGTCGTTCTCTCAATCCTAGTTTTCGGAGCACCTCTCGCCCAATTCCTTCTCGATTCCACGGATCCCGAGTATTGGCTTCCCGGTCAATCCGGGAGCCCCTTCCACCGATGCCGCCGTTGGATTTTTGCGAGTTTCTCCATCAGCCTCGCCGCGTTTTTGGGAAGCTCGGTTCTCATCATCGACCATTTCGGAATTCTTCCTCTCTCTTCAATTCTGCTCAATTTACTCCTCATCCTGCCCGCTACGGGAGTTCTCCTCATCGGTTTCCTTTCTCTCGTTGCCGGTCTCCTCGGAGCCCTCTGGATTTCCGCGCCCCTCAACTGGATTGCCAGGGGCATTCTCGACGCCATGACCTGGCTCGTCTCTTCGGCTGCGGAAGTCCCTGTCTCGGCCATTCCAATTTCCTTCCACAACTCTTGGGCCGGTCCGATCGGCATGCTCCTCCTCCTGGCCGCAACCCTCTGGACATCGACCCGCCCCCAGTTCCTGCCACGTTATCTCATCCTCCCCGCAACCTCTCTCCTCGTTACGATCCTCATCGGATTCATTCCTTGA